From the Salarias fasciatus chromosome 5, fSalaFa1.1, whole genome shotgun sequence genome, the window CATCGAGCGCTACATCGCCATCTGCGAGCCGCTGCGCTACGCCCAGATCTGCACGGTGAGGCGCACCTACATGGTGATCGGGCTGATCTGGTTCATGTGCGTCGCTCCGGACATCACGGACCTGTTCGTCACGCTGGCCACCGAGTCCCTGAGGTTCTTCCACCAGTCCGTCTTCTGCCTGCGCCAGAACATCTTCAAGGACCCCATCCTGGCGCACAAGAGGCTGGCCTTCGACATCATCTACTTCTCCTGCGTCTTCCTCGTCCTGGTCTTCACCTACCTCAGGATCCTGTTTGCGGCCCGGGCGCTCTCCACCCAGAAGATGTCGGCGCAGAAGGCGAGGAACACCATCCTCCTGCACGGGGCGCAGCTGGCCATGTGCATGCTGTCCTACATCTCCCCCAGCGTGGAGGTGGTCCTGCGCTTCATCTTCCCGGGGAGGGTCCTGGAAATCCGCTTCGCCAACTACCTGATCGTGTACATCCTGCCTCGCTTCCTGAGCCCCATCATCTACGGGGTCAGGGACAAGAAGTTCCGGAAGTATCTGAAGATGCACCTGATGAGCTGCAGGCGGGGCGGCACGGCGCAGAAAGTGACCCCCGTGGACGAGGGCAACTTCTAACAGGCCGAGGACACGCtctttcagttttaatgtggaaagaacaaagaaaaatgctgaaaaagcatgaaaagtgtaactccagttctaaaAGCACTAAGACAAAGTTTGAAATGTGAGTTAAAACATAAAGCGAAGATTTCTAAATagtaaaatatcaacatttaaacaaaaatattgGATTTATTTGCAGCCATTGGCAACAGTGATAGTGACTGGAAATATAAAGTAAAGCCTGGGTCACTTTTTAAATTCaggtcagattatagagcatcttcctccctttatctgataaaaacaagacTGAGCTTTTTAACCAAACTTTAACCAAACCAAGC encodes:
- the LOC115388496 gene encoding odorant receptor 131-2-like yields the protein MVINDAIQLTVTITLFVLSYILFKINVSFCCFFILVAVFTTRNTPVNLASMAIERYIAICEPLRYAQICTVRRTYMVIGLIWFMCVAPDITDLFVTLATESLRFFHQSVFCLRQNIFKDPILAHKRLAFDIIYFSCVFLVLVFTYLRILFAARALSTQKMSAQKARNTILLHGAQLAMCMLSYISPSVEVVLRFIFPGRVLEIRFANYLIVYILPRFLSPIIYGVRDKKFRKYLKMHLMSCRRGGTAQKVTPVDEGNF